The DNA sequence AGATTATCTAGCAACTCCTCATCAAAGCTTTACTTTCATCACAAGTTCAACCATGGTTTTCCCCAAGATTTTCTTCCTTCTGTTTTCGGTGGCAGTGCTATCACTTTCAAGCGTCCATATGAGCCAAGCAGCTCGTCACCTTTTGGACACGCCAGCAGCTCCACCGCCAGCACTACCCTTCCCTACCATCCCATCTCTGCCGAAGACCACATTGCCGCCGTTGCCTTCAATGCCAACTCTTCCCAAGATGACATTGCCTCCGTTGCCTTCATTGCCAACACAGCCCAAGGCCACCTTGCCATCCCTGCCCTCTAACCCATTGCCTACTCTTCCAACTGCTCTTCCTCCAATGCCAAgctctcaaattccatctttgcCAAAATCAGCAATGCCCACTCTTCCCACAACACTACCTCCATTGCCAGCCAACCCACTGCCATCATTTCCCACAACAATCCCTTCAATCCCAACTATTCCATCAACTATTCCAAGCATTCCATTCCTCTCCCCACCCCCATCAAACTAAACCACCGGAGATGATCACATATATAACCGCCATGGTTCTCCTTGCTTACTACACTACTACTATCGGATTTCTTGGATGTGCTGTACGGTGGCTTATTAATTACTCTATGTTATTGTTCTGGAGAGCTTGTGCGGATGTTTAATTTTCATGATTcccgttttctttttcttgttctttttagtttttgggttTATATGTTCTGGATATGTTTATTGTTGTGTTTGTGATTGTATTTTCTTGATTATACTTTAATAAaacatttattgaattaatctTACCATGTATGATCTTTGTTCGAAGTCTTTATGATAAAGCCAGTAACTAGATTATGGTATTAACTATTAACCGAAAAGGTAGctggaaaatgaaaaacaaagagagaaagaaaagttagaaaaaaaataaatatggaaAAACGAAAAAGTGGGATTATATCGAACAAAATGGATTTGTAACATGAAACTGTTATTAAGTCAATTGAATGAAAAGATAAAAATCATTTTTGTCCATTCTCTTTGTGCACATCCGGTTTATTTTGGTCCATTAATTActtttgattttattcaatttaaatgcTACAAGtgcgtggaaaaataaaaaagtgtaaAAATCCTATTCCAATGCAAAACGAAAAGAAATGGTAGGTTGGAGCAGTGTTTTGGTAAAAGTAATTGACACAACGTGACAAAGTAAATATATTAAACGAAAACCTTAATCAAAAAGCAAGTAATTTGAAATCCACCAGAGAATGAGTAAACGTCAAAGTTTACAAATTAAAGGTACAAAGGATAACAAACTGTACACTCTAAAGGTGATTTATAGTGTTTCTTAGCCCTATACTTCTTAGAATTTCAAATAGGAAGAGAATTACGTTATACCaaatacccaaaaaaatgtCTCAAAAACTAGAAGTACTGATAAAACATAGTGAATGATAGAATTTGGCCGGAAAAGCCCATATGTGATAACAAAGTGGTGAGCCCAAATATGCAAGGTATTCTTCTTGCTGCCAGATTTGCTCATTAATTTGATCTTCGATCCACTTCGCCAATTAGTCGACATCAATAATGGAGTAACATTTACTTGTTAGCTTTCTTACAACTAATTATTAATAGTTTTATTTGCgcatataaaattaatacatttgcTTACACACTTTCTCAATGATAGGATTTATCCTTATATTTGGAACCCACTTGCATTAGAGAGTGTTGCCAGCAAATGTATGagtttgtgttaaaaaaaaaattaaaattaaaaattaaaataaaaaaaaaaaaaaaactttttaacAATCAAAAGCTCTTTTAACTACATAGAAAATTCTGCAGACGGTTGGAAAATATAGGGGAAAGCAATTTAGAGATTTTATTTGGtctaaatttcattattttgtgAACAAAggtttgatttaatttatttcCTATTATTGCTTCATTGTATTCGTATAAATAACTCCTTATGGAGAAGAATAAATTATTTAAGTTGTATTTGAGAAATGTGAGACTGTAGGGGAAACAAAAATATGGTAGGATCCATGCAATTTTTAAATCCAACTCCAAAATTTGAAAGAATTAGATTACCTATAATTTGGTGATAATTGTATTTTGAGTTATAGGGGGAATCAGGATTGTTTTTTCGTCCCCATTATACCCTCACTTATTTATCAAATTCCAAGATCGCCTTTCCACCCATCACTAAATTTTGTTCtcttagaagaaaaataaaaaaataaaaaaagttaaaagttctctctcaaagttaaaataatgttgccacttagtactacgatgtAGTGGTATTCttatttacttgtaagtgagaggtcttaggtttgattctcatcaaaaatgaatttaaaccacattattgctatcaTTGTAAGGTTTAGCTAACCCCCTCATGTAGATGAATATcgtttgttataaaaaataaaaaaaatgtttttccaacaaataaattaacaaaaaagaatTAGCATATGTTGAGCAAAAATTGTACACaatatgtaaacaaataattcactTGACATAATTTCACCCTCGTTCATTTTTCCGaagagggttttattaatttgagtttGACCCATTCTAGACTATGTGTCTGTTAATTACAATCCTTCATTAAAAGGAAAAACCCTTTGATTCCAATATGAATAAATCATAACTTGGGAATTTGGGGGTTTATTTGATTTTGCGACTACACCTAGGTCAAGCCCTAGATTGCCTACATACCCTCGTTGATGGATCAAGTCACTCATAGTTCCTTCatgtatttgttggggttttATTCCTtatgcagtttcagctcgtgcaggcgaGGACTTTGAGCCGTTGGAGCTTTTGATGCCTTATGCAATTTTGGCTCGTGCGGGCGAGGACTTTGAGCTATTAGAGCATTTGGtgccttgtgcagttttagctcgtgcaggcaaggactTTAAGTCATTGGAGCAAAATGCAGCTTCGTGCCATTTGAGACTTGTTGCGGCTTTGTGCCATTTGATATTTGATATAGCTTCGTGCCATTTGAGATTTTTCTTCGGCTTCGTGCCATGTGGGGTTTGATATGCCTTCATGCCCTTTGAAACTTGAGTTGACTTTGTGCCATTTGATATTTGATATGGCTTCATGCCATTTGAGACTTTTCTTCGGCTTCGTTGCATGAGCAGCATACATTAATTGGAAATCTAGGAACTGTGCTTGCAGACTTCTCTTTTACTCTTTGTAGAATTTGTAATTACTTGGTCAAAGTAGCAAAAGTGAATTTAGTTTATATAAACCAGGGATTCATCTCGGTTTCACGGTTCAGACTGCCTACGTATCCTTAACGGAATCAAACCGGCGTAGTTCGTAAAGTATTTGATTTGGATTTGTA is a window from the Pyrus communis chromosome 16, drPyrComm1.1, whole genome shotgun sequence genome containing:
- the LOC137719862 gene encoding protein PELPK2-like, which gives rise to MVFPKIFFLLFSVAVLSLSSVHMSQAARHLLDTPAAPPPALPFPTIPSLPKTTLPPLPSMPTLPKMTLPPLPSLPTQPKATLPSLPSNPLPTLPTALPPMPSSQIPSLPKSAMPTLPTTLPPLPANPLPSFPTTIPSIPTIPSTIPSIPFLSPPPSN